One part of the Dysidea avara chromosome 10, odDysAvar1.4, whole genome shotgun sequence genome encodes these proteins:
- the LOC136268821 gene encoding holothin acyltransferase-like gives MANFVVQRKSPQELTQEDLDSLVQWTTDEGWDPYTRPSDIKHLYGGPPYLDAKVFFGFLDGKRIGHVVLFTYGKDGGSTDLMDFITFFIVEKSLRGKGYGLKIWNAMWECRDTSANTCLDSVVSLISQYGSLGLNIEWDNREYIIPLLAIAEKYKVTENIENVSTKPLSEIKFEKYAEYSAKVYGLSRSVFLKKWVALPESFTWVAVNENDVVGCITIREGVDKQDAIVGPLYSDNLEIAKKLIYTAAQTMSSQTSSKNLRMCIPTGGSNAIQMIESDFGVKCDHNFPRMCSKKPKVDISKVIAIHSPGYG, from the coding sequence ATGGCGAATTTTGTTGTCCAGAGAAAATCTCCGCAAGAATTGACACAAGAAGACTTAGACTCGTTAGTGCAATGGACAACGGATGAGGGATGGGATCCTTACACACGCCCTAGTGATATCAAACACCTGTACGGCGGCCCACCGTACCTGGATGCTAAGGTCTTCTTTGGATTTCTTGACGGCAAGAGGATAGGACACGTTGTGTTGTTTACGTACGGAAAAGATGGCGGCAGTACTGACTTGATGGATTTTATCACATTTTTCATTGTGGAGAAATCGCTTCGAGGAAAGGGATATGGATTGAAGATTTGGAATGCTATGTGGGAATGCAGGGACACTAGTGCTAACACTTGTTTAGATTCTGTTGTTAGTCTGATTTCTCAATATGGGTCGTTGGGTCTAAATATTGAGTGGGACAACAGAGAGTATATTATACCTCTGTTGGCAATTGCAGAGAAGTACAAGGTGACCGAAAACATTGAGAATGTCTCCACTAAGCCACTAAGTGAAATTAAGTTTGAGAAATATGCCGAATATAGTGCAAAGGTGTACGGTCTTAGTCGGTCGGTCTTCTTAAAGAAATGGGTGGCACTTCCTGAAAGCTTTACTTGGGTAGCAGTAAATGAGAATGATGTTGTTGGATGTATCACCATAAGAGAGGGTGTAGATAAACAGGATGCTATCGTTGGTCCGTTGTATTCAGATAACTTGGAAATTGCTAAGAAGTTGATTTACACAGCAGCCCAAACTATGAGCAGCCAGACATCATCAAAGAACCTAAGAATGTGTATCCCAACAGGCGGGTCAAATGCTATTCAAATGATCGAAAGTGATTTTGGAGTCAAGTGCGATCATAATTTTCCACGCATGTGCAGTAAGAAGCCTAAAGTTGACATAAGCAAAGTCATTGCAATACACTCACCAGGCTATGGCTAA
- the LOC136269243 gene encoding uncharacterized protein isoform X2 yields MFQVSVLSVMNFSYQLSLYTSDVNLQVSLLRCIGYSVDGFKQISSVDCSGIKGVNFQCLLDCVIRYRNKCFWCCDRCSRSQYRHADIQEIITIVGTIFSQVLM; encoded by the exons atgttccag gtctcggtattgagtgtcatgaatttcag ttatcaattatcactgtatactagtgatgtgaatttgcaggtcagtctactcagatgtatcgggtatagtgttgatgggttcaaacaaatatccagtgtagactgtagtggcatcaagggtgttaatttccag tgcctgctggattgtgtcatcagatatcgaaacaagtgtttttggtgttgcgaccgatgttccag gtctcagtatcgtcatgctgacatacaagaaatcatcactattgttggaactatttttagtcaagtcttgatgtga
- the LOC136269243 gene encoding uncharacterized protein isoform X1, translated as MNFSACWIVSSDIETGVFGVATDVPGLGIECHEFQVSLLRCIGYSVDGFKQISSVDCSGIKGVNFQCLLDCVIRYRNKCFWCCDRCSRSQYRHADIQEIITIVGTIFSQVLM; from the exons atgaatttcag tgcctgctggattgtttcatcagatatcgaaacaggtgtctttggtgttgcgaccgatgttccag gtctcggtattgagtgtcatgaatttcag gtcagtctactcagatgtatcgggtatagtgttgatgggttcaaacaaatatccagtgtagactgtagtggcatcaagggtgttaatttccag tgcctgctggattgtgtcatcagatatcgaaacaagtgtttttggtgttgcgaccgatgttccag gtctcagtatcgtcatgctgacatacaagaaatcatcactattgttggaactatttttagtcaagtcttgatgtga
- the LOC136268823 gene encoding holothin acyltransferase-like: MANFVVERKSPQELTQEDIETLVKWTTDAGWDPHVRPSDISHMYGGPPYLNAKIFFGFLDGKRIGHVALITVGNSTDVMEYITMFIMDKPLRGKGYGLKIWNAMWECRDTSANTYLDAVTKMSSNYESMGLNIVEWDNREYIIPLSAIAVKYKMTERIGNVLTKPLSEVELDKIVEYDAMVYGIRRPVLIKKWTAVPESFTWVGVNEKGDVVGCITIREGADKQDAIVGPLFSDNLEIAKKLMYIAAQTMSSQTSSKNLRILMCVQTRESNAIQMIESDFGVKCCANFLRMCSKKSKVDISKIISIHSLGYG; this comes from the coding sequence ATGGCAAATTTTGTTGTTGAAAGAAAATCTCCACAAGAGTTGACACAAGAAGATATAGAGACGTTGGTGAAGTGGACAACGGACGCAGGATGGGATCCTCACGTGCGCCCAAGCGATATCAGCCATATGTACGGCGGTCCACCGTATTTGAATGCTAAGATCTTCTTTGGTTTTCTTGACGGCAAGAGGATAGGGCATGTTGCATTGATTACAGTTGGTAACAGCACTGACGTCATGGAATATATCACAATGTTCATTATGGATAAGCCACTACGGGGTAAGGGATATGGATTAAAGATTTGGAATGCTATGTGGGAGTGCAGAGACACTAGCGCTAACACTTATTTAGATGCTGTCACAAAGATGTCGTCCAATTATGAGTCAATGGGTCTAAACATTGTTGAGTGGGACAACAGAGAGTACATAATACCTCTGTCAGCAATTGCAGTGAAGTACAAGATGACTGAAAGAATTGGGAATGTCTTAACTAAACCATTAAGTGAAGTTGAACTTGACAAAATTGTTGAGTACGATGCAATGGTATATGGTATTCGTCGGCCAGTCCTCATCAAGAAATGGACAGCAGTTCCTGAAAGTTTTACATGGGTGGGAGTAAATGAGAAAGGTGATGTTGTCGGGTGTATCACCATAAGAGAGGGTGCAGATAAACAGGATGCCATTGTTGGTCCATTGTTTTCAGACAACTTGGAGATTGCTAAGAAGTTGATGTACATAGCAGCCCAAACTATGAGCAGCCAGACATCATCAAAGAACCTAAGAATATTAATGTGTGTCCAGACACGTGAGTCAAATGCCATTCAAATGATTGAAAGTGATTTTGGAGTTAAGTGTTGTGCTAATTTTCTTCGCATGTGTAGCAAGAAGTCCAAAGTTGATATAAGCAAAATTATTTCAATACATTCACTTGGATATGGCTAA
- the LOC136268417 gene encoding holothin acyltransferase-like, which yields MAKFVIQQKSPQELTQENVSTLTEWTTDEGWGPHQRPFDISHMYSGPPYMDAKAFLGFLDYKMIGHAAFFTSGKGGISTDVMEYITMFIVEKPFRGKGYGLKIWNTMWETMDKNANICLDAAPNMVTKYESMGLKPEWDNREYIIPLSAIAEKYKMTENIRDVSTKLLSEVEFEKFAEYDAKIYGLCQLVFIKRWSTLPNSFTWVAVNGNGDVVGYITIRESINKQDTTVGPLYADNLEIAKKLIYTASQTMSSQTSSVKNLRMFIPTGGSNAIQMIESDFGIKCGPNFVRMYSKKHKVDLNKVIAINSPGYG from the coding sequence ATGGCGAAATTTGTTATCCAGCAAAAATCTCCGCAAGAATTGACTCAAGAAAACGTATCCACATTGACGGAATGGACCACAGACGAGGGATGGGGTCCCCATCAACGCCCTTTTGACATCAGCCATATGTACAGCGGTCCACCATACATGGATGCCAAGGCTTTCTTGGGGTTTCTTGACTACAAGATGATCGGACACGCTGCATTCTTTACTTCGGGGAAAGGCGGCATCAGCACCGACGTCATGGAATACATTACAATGTTCATTGTGGAGAAGCCATTTCGAGGGAAGGGGTATGGTTTAAAGATTTGGAATACTATGTGGGAGACCATGGACAAAAATGCTAACATTTGTTTAGATGCTGCCCCCAATATGGTGACTAAATACGAGTCAATGGGTCTTAAACCTGAGTGGGACAACAGAGAGTATATTATACCTCTGTCGGCAATTGCAGAGAAGTATAAGATGACTGAAAATATTAGAGATGTTTCCACTAAACTGCTTAGTGAAGTTGAGTTCGAAAAATTTGCAGAATACGATGCAAAAATATATGGTCTTTGCCAGCTAGTCTTCATCAAGAGATGGTCGACACTTCCCAACAGCTTTACTTGGGTGGCAGTAAATGGAAATGGTGATGTTGTCGGATATATTACCATAAGAGAGAGTATAAATAAACAAGATACCACAGTTGGTCCTTTGTATGCAGATAACTTGGAGATTGCCAAGAAGTTGATTTACACAGCGTCCCAAACTATGAGTAGCCAGACATCATCTGTGAAGAATTTAAGAATGTTCATCCCAACAGGTGGATCAAATGCCATTCAAATGATTGAAAGTGATTTTGGAATTAAATGTGGTCCTAATTTTGTACGCATGTACAGTAAAAAGCACAAAGTTGACCTAAACAAAGTCATTGCAATAAATTCACCAGGCTATGGATAA